A genomic window from Vitis riparia cultivar Riparia Gloire de Montpellier isolate 1030 chromosome 18, EGFV_Vit.rip_1.0, whole genome shotgun sequence includes:
- the LOC117907152 gene encoding uncharacterized protein LOC117907152: MENYYPYPDSHDSSPRSREIDPENASWDEPPSNYKVKFMCSYGGKIHPRPQDNQLAYVGGETKILSVDRNMKFPGFMSKISSICEGEVCLKYQLPGEDLDALISVTNDEDLEHMMLEYDRLCRPSNKQARLRLFLFPLTPPASTSFGSNETKSERQWFVDALNSVQIQPLEGSSPQAAASETNPDFLFGLDKGLAPPPPVKLQDPTPPPTVPDVLPKDYSVRSDPGSEDRHVVGDPVVSPADYQRQIQELQRLQIASQEQAMFQRKNDESNTRAYPAEYYQQKIPEKLAPAPQQMPVSIPATYWPERHMTTGGYPVAASTGTEQSVYLIHTSAGVYQTPGLRPMTGQLAQPYYGMQRVVSDVYREPQVYNAAPPHQQQKVGAYGEGMGMMRPSASGVGVTEQGYAQVTYDSTGRQVYYTTPGGAAPSYQAVTTAAAQGDVRQGGVTINQDGKVVAKTSQGSL, translated from the coding sequence ATGGAGAATTACTACCCTTATCCAGATTCTCACGACTCCTCTCCACGGTCGCGAGAAATTGACCCTGAAAATGCTTCATGGGACGAACCTCCTTCCAATTACAAGGTCAAGTTCATGTGCAGTTATGGAGGCAAGATCCATCCCAGGCCGCAGGACAACCAGCTTGCTTACGTTGGAGGTGAAACCAAGATCTTATCAGTCGATCGCAACATGAAATTCCCCGGATTCATGTCCAAGATTTCCTCGATCTGTGAGGGGGAAGTGTGCTTGAAGTATCAGTTACCCGGTGAAGATCTCGACGCTTTGATCTCGGTTACCAACGATGAGGATCTTGAACACATGATGCTCGAGTACGATCGATTGTGCCGCCCATCCAACAAGCAGGCCAGACTCAGGTTATTTCTCTTCCCGCTGACCCCTCCTGCATCCACCAGTTTCGGTTCCAACGAGACCAAATCGGAGCGGCAGTGGTTCGTGGACGCACTGAATTCTGTGCAGATCCAGCCTCTGGAAGGTTCTTCACCTCAGGCGGCGGCCTCCGAGACCAATCCGGATTTTCTGTTTGGGTTGGATAAAGGGCTCGCTCCGCCTCCCCCCGTGAAATTGCAGGATCCAACGCCTCCACCCACGGTTCCAGATGTGCTTCCCAAGGATTATTCAGTGAGATCGGATCCAGGATCGGAGGATCGCCATGTTGTTGGAGATCCAGTGGTGTCCCCCGCGGACTACCAGAGGCAGATCCAGGAATTGCAGAGGTTGCAGATTGCCAGCCAAGAGCAGGCGATGTTCCAAAGAAAAAACGATGAAAGCAACACGCGGGCTTATCCTGCAGAATACTATCAACAGAAGATTCCAGAAAAACTTGCACCGGCGCCACAGCAGATGCCGGTGTCAATTCCGGCTACTTACTGGCCAGAAAGGCACATGACGACGGGAGGTTACCCGGTTGCAGCTTCAACCGGAACAGAGCAATCCGTTTACCTAATACATACATCTGCCGGTGTGTATCAAACTCCTGGTTTACGACCGATGACAGGACAGCTAGCTCAGCCTTACTACGGAATGCAGAGAGTGGTATCTGACGTGTACCGGGAACCGCAAGTTTACAATGCCGCTCCGCCACATCAGCAGCAAAAAGTAGGCGCGTATGGAGAAGGGATGGGAATGATGCGGCCTTCAGCGAGCGGTGTTGGTGTGACTGAGCAAGGATATGCGCAGGTTACCTATGACAGCACTGGGCGGCAGGTTTACTACACTACACCGGGAGGGGCGGCTCCCTCGTATCAGGCAGTGACAACGGCTGCTGCGCAAGGTGATGTTAGACAAGGAGGTGTGACGATCAATCAAGATGGCAAGGTTGTTGCCAAGACTAGCCAAGGTTCTCTAtga